In a genomic window of Littorina saxatilis isolate snail1 linkage group LG6, US_GU_Lsax_2.0, whole genome shotgun sequence:
- the LOC138969522 gene encoding uncharacterized protein, whose product MQEFSGGVGYTTKWMKEKLLERFDEKIIIANILGKSNVVTFRTTAKSILHDFYSSPKTNDDESEKLKLVKAAAALIKNEIKAASATTNKEYPTSEDISSGAYNLDFVPQSLQLFLRLIFSEKDADNKIASVGQAIVQAARPRVVIAPLQIGLGVQMHHHFGSRYLIDVLNAMGFSSSYTEVQRFEANAAVSQSTDIPGCAKNVILQYVADNVDHNSCTLDGYNSFHGMGMIATTTPGTRRTTPIPRLDVTSKDSKEKGTIDIVYFQSKAVHFGNTTYRELENLRAVDPSIHLDVLWKVVWPLKPARPLWSGTMQAVHNDRHPGKSSVFFLPMIDMNPGDLTCIHPTLLFTAKEAKRHGSTPVLTFDQPLFWKAHEIVANKPDDADLASIVLRLGGFHMEMSFLGCIGRLMEGSGLQEVLELTYAPTAVNYMLQGKAVSRAVRGHFLVDSALNALLTSQTFKISLPLPDLDVTLSDVSIEEIDSTDVPEDVQIAGTVDDIAPSANEDAPISCEEPDGDLARAANMWDLLMSGAIPLGEVCVDETIASIQLKLERQKQTLKCHPTAALWIQYMDMVDILRKFLKAERTGNWDLHLSTVHEMMPFMAAAGHNLYTKSLHLYLQDMLQLKETHKDVYQSFQAGHHVRRTDRCWAGLSTDR is encoded by the coding sequence ATGCAAGAGTTCAGTGGAGGGGTTGGTTACACCACCAAATGGATGAAGGAAAAGCTCTTGGAGAGATTTGATGAAAAAATCATCATAGCGAACATTCTGGGCAAGTCTAATGTTGTAACATTCCGCACAACAGCTAAATCCATTCTTCATGATTTCTACAGTTCTCCGAAGACTAATGACGACGAAAGTGAAAAACTGAAGCTGGTGAAAGCTGCTGCAGCACTGataaagaatgaaataaaagctgcttctgcaacgacaaacaaggaaTATCCAACATCAGAGGATATTTCTTCAGGGGCGTACAACCTGGACTTTGTTCCCCAGTCCCTTCAGCTTTTCCTGCGTTTGATTTTCAGCGAAAAAGATGCTGACAATAAAATTGCATCTGTGGGACAAGCAATTGTCCAGGCAGCTCGACCTAGGGTTGTCATCGCCCCACTTCAAATTGGACTTGGAGTCCAAATGCACCACCATTTTGGCTCCCGATATCTgatcgatgtgttgaatgcgatGGGCTTCTCGTCTTCCTACACAGAGGTGCAGAGATTTGAGGCAAATGCAGCTGTGTCCCAAAGTACAGATATTCCAGGATGTGCCAAGAATGTGATTCTACAATACGTGGCTGACAATGTGGATCACAATTCCTGTACCTTGGATGGATACAATTCTTTCCATGGTATGGGAATGATTGCTACCACAACTCCTGGAACACGACGAACAACGCCTATTCCTAGGTTGGATGTCACCTCCAAagattcaaaagaaaagggaacaaTTGACATCGTGTATTTCCAGTCAAAGGCAGTTCACTTTGGGAACACTACATACAGGGAACTAGAAAACCTGCGAGCTGTTGACCCATCTATACACCTTGATGTCTTGTGGAAGGTGGTGTGGCCGCTGAAGCCTGCAAGACCTTTATGGTCTGGAACGATGCAGGCTGTCCACAACGACCGTCACCCTGGTAAGTCGAGCGTTTTCTTCTTGCCAATGATCGACATGAACCCTGGTGATCTGACTTGCATTCACCCCACACTGCTGTTCACGGCGAAGGAAGCAAAGAGACATGGCTCGACTCCAGTGCTCACTTTCGACCAGCCCCTATTTTGGAAAGCCCATGAGATCGTCGCCAACAAACCTGATGATGCTGACTTGGCCTCCATTGTTCTAAGGCTTGGAGGTTTTCACATGGAAATGAGCTTTTTGGGCTGCATTGGACGTTTGATGGAGGGCAGCGGTCTGCAGGAGGTGCTGGAACTGACATATGCACCAACAGCTGTCAACTACATGCTTCAAGGCAAGGCAGTGTCCCGAGCAGTTAGAGGCCACTTTCTGGTTGACTCGGCTCTGAACGCACTCCTGACCTCACAAACGTTCAAAATCTCTCTGCCACTCCCAGACCTGGATGTGACACTAAGTGACGTCTCCATTGAGGAAATTGATAGCACAGATGTACCAGAAGATGTGCAAATTGCTGGGACAGTGGATGATATCGCGCCATCAGCAAATGAAGATGCTCCTATCTCATGTGAGGAGCCTGATGGGGACCTTGCCCGTGCAGCCAACATGTGGGACTTGTTGATGAGTGGAGCTATCCCGCTAGGAGAAGTTTGCGTTGATGAGACAATCGCATCGATTCAGCTAAAACTAGAACGCCAAAAGCAAACCCTCAAGTGCCACCCCACAGCTGCACTGTGGATTCAGTACATGGACATGGTTGACATTCTGCGCAAGTTCCTCAAAGCTGAACGCACAGGAAACTGGGACCTGCATCTGTCCACTGTCCATGAAATGATGCCTTTCATGGCAGCAGCAGGGCACAACCTCTACACCAAATCCCTCCACCTGTATCTCCAGGACATGCTGCAGCTGAAAGAAACTCACAAGGATGTCTACCAGAGCTTCCAAGCCGGTCACCATGTACGCAGGACGGATCGATGTTGGGCAGGCCTTTCTACAGACAGATGA